The following are from one region of the Amblyraja radiata isolate CabotCenter1 chromosome 46, sAmbRad1.1.pri, whole genome shotgun sequence genome:
- the nabp2 gene encoding SOSS complex subunit B1 isoform X1: MSSDTYVKDIKAGLKNLNLLFIVLEIGRVTKTKDGHQVRTCKVADKTGSINISVWDDVGELIQAGDIIRLTRGYASIWKGCLTLYTGRGGDLQKVGEFCMQYSEVPNFSDPNPDYMSQLLPQNKPTPTEQSPSATGPAASSPSVSTGNETPNAVGTGGAALGNSNHQPATASGRGNGRSPGNNQTAATSTSTSTSSPPTTTLSNGRDPRRVPKR; this comes from the exons ATGTCGAGCGACACTTATGTGAAGGATATCAAAGCTGGCTTAAAAAATCTCAACCTTCTCTTCATTGTCCTGGAGATCG ggcgagtgaccaaaaccaagGATGGGCACCAAGTCAGGACGTGCAAAGTCGCTGAtaaaacaggcagcatcaacaTATCCGTGTGGGATGATGTGGGAGAACTGATTCAGGCTGGAGACATCATCCGGCTGACCAGAGG CTATGCCTCGATCTGGAAAGGATGTCTGACGCTCTAcacggggagaggaggggatctCCAGAAAGTGGGAGA GTTTTGCATGCAGTATTCCGAAGTGCCAAATTTCAGTGACCCTAATCCTGACTACATGTCCCAGCTGCTGCCCCAGAACAAGCCA ACCCCGACTGAACAAAGTCCTTCCGCCACTGGTCCGGCGGCTTCATCCCCCTCTGTAAGCACTG GTAACGAGACTCCGAACGCTGTCGGCACAGGTGGAGCGGCGCTGGGCAACTCGAATCACCAGCCGGCAACTGCAAGTGGAAGAGGCAATGGACGAAGCCCAGGCAACAACCAAACTGCTGCCACAtctacctccacctccacctcctctccgccAACCACCACACTTAGCAACGGGCGCGATCCACGACGGGTTCCGAAGCGCTGA
- the nabp2 gene encoding SOSS complex subunit B1 isoform X2 — MSSDTYVKDIKAGLKNLNLLFIVLEIGRVTKTKDGHQVRTCKVADKTGSINISVWDDVGELIQAGDIIRLTRGYASIWKGCLTLYTGRGGDLQKVGEFCMQYSEVPNFSDPNPDYMSQLLPQNKPTPTEQSPSATGPAASSPSVSTDISLEREGREQCVF; from the exons ATGTCGAGCGACACTTATGTGAAGGATATCAAAGCTGGCTTAAAAAATCTCAACCTTCTCTTCATTGTCCTGGAGATCG ggcgagtgaccaaaaccaagGATGGGCACCAAGTCAGGACGTGCAAAGTCGCTGAtaaaacaggcagcatcaacaTATCCGTGTGGGATGATGTGGGAGAACTGATTCAGGCTGGAGACATCATCCGGCTGACCAGAGG CTATGCCTCGATCTGGAAAGGATGTCTGACGCTCTAcacggggagaggaggggatctCCAGAAAGTGGGAGA GTTTTGCATGCAGTATTCCGAAGTGCCAAATTTCAGTGACCCTAATCCTGACTACATGTCCCAGCTGCTGCCCCAGAACAAGCCA ACCCCGACTGAACAAAGTCCTTCCGCCACTGGTCCGGCGGCTTCATCCCCCTCTGTAAGCACTG